ATGGATAACAGTAAATAATAAATTCTATTTACTAGATACACCAGGTGTATTATGGCCAAAATTTGATAGTCATGAAACGGCATTAAATTTAGCAATAACAGGCTCTATAAAAGATGATATATTATCGTTAGAACAAGTGTGTATATCACTTGTAAAAAAAATGAAAGAATATAATATAATAAATAATATTTTAAAAGCATATAATATTGAAAATTTAGAAAATATTGAAAATGCTGATGATTATGAACTATTAAAAGCAATAGAAAAAAGACTTTTAATTCATAATACTAAAGAACATGATTATGAAATCATATCACAAAAAATATTAAGAGATTATAGAACAGGAAAGTTAGGAAAATTCTTTTTAGAATTACCTAAATCGCCTAAGAAAGAAGGAAAATAATGAGTAAAAAAACATTTGAAGAATTAGGATTAAGTAATGATACATTAAAAGCAGTTAAGGCAAAAGGATTTGAAGCACCATCAGAAATACAAGCAATGGTTATACCAGAACTTTTAAAAGAGAGAACACATTTAATAGGACAAGCACAAACAGGAACAGGTAAAACTGCTGCATTTGCACTTCCTATATTAGAATTATTAGAGCCAACTAAAAAAGTTAAGGCTATGATATTAGCGCCAACTAGAGAATTAGCAGTACAAGTTGCAGAAGAAATTTATTCTTTAAAAGGTGATAAAGATATTAAAGTATTATCAGTTTATGGTGGAGCCTCTATTGAAACACAATTAAGAAGTTTAAAAAGAGGTGTAGATATAGTAGTAGGAACACCAGGTCGTATTATGGATATGATGAGAAAAAGAGCATTAATATTAGATGATTTAGAATATTTTATTTTAGATGAAGCTGATGAAATGCTTAATATGGGATTCATTGATGATATTAAAGATATATTATCAAAAACAAATGATGAAAAGAAAATGTTATTCTTCTCAGCAACTATGCCAAAAGAAATATTAAACATAGCAAAAGAATTTATGCCAGGTCATAAAATAATGAAGGTTAAAAATAAAGAATTAACAACGGCTTTAACTGAACAAATATACTTTGAAGTAAGACCTAATGATAAATTTGAAGCTTTATGTAGAGTATTAGATTCTAGACCAGATTTTTATGGTATAGTATTTTGTAGAACTAAGCATGACGTTGATGAAATTACAAAAAAATTAAAGGCTAGAAGTTATGATGCAGAATGTATACATGGAGACGTTACTCAAAATATGAGAGAAAAAACTTTAGACTTATTTAAAACTAAGATTTTAAACGTATTAGTTGCAACTGACGTGGCTGCTAGGGGAATAGACGTATCAGATTTAACACACGTAATAAATTATTCTATACCACAAGAAGCGGAAGCATATGTTCATAGAATAGGTAGAACAGGTCGTGCTGGTAAAAAAGGTATAGCAATTACTTTTGTAAGTTCAAGAGAAGCTAGTCAATTAGCAAAAATTAAAAAACATACTAAATCTGACATTAGAAAAGAAAAAGTACCTAATGTAAATGATATTTTAGAATCTAAAAAAGAATATTTACTGGCTAATATAGAAGAAATAATTAAAGAAAATGATTTCACTAAGTATTTAGATTTAGCAAGAAAAATGTTAAATGAAAAAAATGCTGAAACAGTTTTAGCAGCATTTTTAAGACATGTTTATGATGAAGAATTTTTAAAAGAAAAATATACTGAAATTAAAGAAACAACTGTACATTTAGAAGATAATACAAGATTATTTATAGCATTAGGTGCAAGAGATAATATGAATGTTAAGAGTTTATTAGAATTAATAAATAAAAAGGCTAATGTACCAGGTCGTAAAGTAAGAGATATTAAAATTATGGACAAATTCTCTTTTGTAACTGTTCCTTTAAAAGAAGCGGAAGATATTATGAATGCATTTAATGGAGATAAATCTAAAAAACCATTAGTTGAAGTATCAAATAGTAGTGGATCATCTAAGAAATCTGGAAACAGAGATAGAGGAGATAGAAGAGGAAATAGTAGAAGTAGAGATAATAAGGGAAGCAAAGGAAGTAGAGATAATAAAGGTAGCAGAGGTAGCAGAGGAAGTAAAAAATATTAATAGATAATCTCACATATATTGTAAAGGATAAGAAGCAAATGAATAAAAAATATGAAGAAATCAATATTTTAGTTGAAATATTAATGAAATCTTTAAAAAGTAACATAAGATTAGACATAGAAAATATAAAAAATGCAGCTATATTAAAAGATTATGATAAATTAAAGATATTAATTAGTGAAATAAAAGAAGAAAATGTTTATGAAGTTTCAAGAATTTTGAGTTTATTTCCACTGCTTATAAACATAGCAGAAGATGCAATAGAATCACGTAGTATAAAAACTGATGATATTGCTACTCTTGATTATGCATTTAACAATATTAAAGATATTAATATATTAAAAAATATATCTGTTATGCCAGTATTAACTGCGCATCCAACACAAATACAAAGAAAAAGTGTACTAGATTTAATAAGTAAAATATATAAGTTGGTTAGGGAATATAATTATACAGAAGATAAAGAAAAATGGTTATTAGAAGTAGAAAGAACTATAAACATATTAATATATACTGCTATATTAAGAGATAGTAAATTAAGGGTAGATAATGAAATAACTAATATTAATAGTTACTATAAATCAAGTTTTTTAGAATCTATACCTGATTTAATTGTTAAATATAATGAAAAATCAAAAAAATTAGGAATAAAAGAAGACTTAATACCTATAACTATTGGAACTTGGGTAGGTGGAGACAGAGATGGA
This is a stretch of genomic DNA from Oceanivirga salmonicida. It encodes these proteins:
- a CDS encoding DEAD/DEAH box helicase, translated to MSKKTFEELGLSNDTLKAVKAKGFEAPSEIQAMVIPELLKERTHLIGQAQTGTGKTAAFALPILELLEPTKKVKAMILAPTRELAVQVAEEIYSLKGDKDIKVLSVYGGASIETQLRSLKRGVDIVVGTPGRIMDMMRKRALILDDLEYFILDEADEMLNMGFIDDIKDILSKTNDEKKMLFFSATMPKEILNIAKEFMPGHKIMKVKNKELTTALTEQIYFEVRPNDKFEALCRVLDSRPDFYGIVFCRTKHDVDEITKKLKARSYDAECIHGDVTQNMREKTLDLFKTKILNVLVATDVAARGIDVSDLTHVINYSIPQEAEAYVHRIGRTGRAGKKGIAITFVSSREASQLAKIKKHTKSDIRKEKVPNVNDILESKKEYLLANIEEIIKENDFTKYLDLARKMLNEKNAETVLAAFLRHVYDEEFLKEKYTEIKETTVHLEDNTRLFIALGARDNMNVKSLLELINKKANVPGRKVRDIKIMDKFSFVTVPLKEAEDIMNAFNGDKSKKPLVEVSNSSGSSKKSGNRDRGDRRGNSRSRDNKGSKGSRDNKGSRGSRGSKKY